The region GGCCAATGCCGCTTCGTAATTTGGCTCGTGAGCGATTTCAGAAACCTGCTCAGCGTGTAGAACTTTGTTATCTTCTGACAAAGTGACAACCACTCGTGACAAAAGACCTTTTAGAGGAGAATCGACGATCGACAAGCCCCAATCTTGGCCGAATGAGCTGCGGAACGAAGACAAAGATTCACAGTTTTTAATACCTTCAGCACCACAGAAGCGAGCCTGAGCAAATGGCAAGTCTGCAGAGATATTCAAAACCACTGTATTCTCAAGTTTAGCTGCATCTTGGTTGAAATGGCGAACTGAGGCCGCGCATGTCGCAGTGTCTACGCTTGGGAAGATATTCAATACTTTCTTTTTACCATCGAAGTCTTTGAGACTGACTTCAGAAAGATCGCTGCGAACCAATCTAAAATCTTTTGCTACAGAACCTTTTGCGGGAATCGTTCCAGATGTATTAACGGGGTTACCTTTAAGTGTGATTGATGCCATTGAGGACTCCTTTGATCATTTGGGTTTACTTCTTTCCCGAAGGCCCGTCACGTCTTGACTTCAAGGGCCGTGAAGTCCTAGTCTTCGCTCAATTATGAAAAAGATCTTTGCCCTCTTGGGCCTCGTTTTTGCCATCATTACCTTTTGCATGATCTATTTGGTCCGCAAAGGAGTCAGTCTGCGGTCGGAGCCTCTCATTCGCCCAACTGTCATCAGTGCAGATCAACGCAACATTGCAAGCCATACGGTATTGCGTATTTTTCCTGATCTGCAAAATAATGATTATATCCTATGGGGTGTTTTACCCGAGAGTCCTGATACCCAACTTTTGATGACACATTTCTTGGAGGAGTACTTCAAAAAACTACAAATTCCACCCCATATTATCCAAGATGGGACAAAGGCATCCCCAGAAGAAATCAAAAACTGCGCGAAGCCTTGCTGGGTTAAAATGCCTCACGATCAGGCCAACACGCTAGCCGGCAATAGCCTGATCGAGGAAAAGATCATTCCCACGCACAAGAATTATCTGACTCTGACCGTGATGCCATTTAATGGCGACGAAACCGTGTCCGAATTCTGCGATCAACAAAAGCGTCTGACTTTGGAGTGCATCACCCCGGTATCCGTGCGGGAGATTCACAGAAAGATGAAGGATCCCAAGCAGTTGTA is a window of Bdellovibrio sp. SKB1291214 DNA encoding:
- the tpx gene encoding thiol peroxidase, with product MASITLKGNPVNTSGTIPAKGSVAKDFRLVRSDLSEVSLKDFDGKKKVLNIFPSVDTATCAASVRHFNQDAAKLENTVVLNISADLPFAQARFCGAEGIKNCESLSSFRSSFGQDWGLSIVDSPLKGLLSRVVVTLSEDNKVLHAEQVSEIAHEPNYEAALASLR